In Sebaldella termitidis ATCC 33386, one DNA window encodes the following:
- a CDS encoding ferritin → MLNKKLEKALNEQLNMELQSAYIYQSMAAYFEGANFKGFAKWMDLQATEEQEHARKIYDYIFSKGGTVTLTAIDAPKSSWKNAEEVFKDSLGHEQAVTKSIDKIYALARKENDYATEIFLQWFITEQIEEEENVTEIIDKIKLLGVSNTTSMYLLDKELGTRA, encoded by the coding sequence ATGTTAAACAAAAAATTGGAGAAAGCTCTGAATGAACAGCTAAATATGGAGTTACAGTCAGCATATATATACCAGTCAATGGCAGCATATTTTGAGGGAGCTAACTTCAAGGGATTCGCAAAATGGATGGATCTTCAGGCAACAGAAGAACAGGAACATGCCAGAAAAATATATGATTATATTTTTTCAAAGGGAGGAACTGTTACACTCACAGCCATAGATGCTCCTAAGTCTTCTTGGAAAAATGCAGAGGAAGTATTTAAGGATTCACTTGGGCACGAACAGGCAGTAACAAAATCTATAGATAAAATCTATGCATTAGCAAGAAAAGAAAATGATTATGCTACGGAAATATTCCTGCAGTGGTTCATAACAGAGCAGATAGAAGAAGAGGAAAATGTAACTGAAATAATTGATAAAATAAAATTATTAGGTGTTTCAAATACTACATCAATGTATCTTCTTGACAAAGAATTAGGAACAAGAGCTTAA
- a CDS encoding Fur family transcriptional regulator yields MHVENIAEHLKAHGIKPSLQRIKIYEYLLGTYAHPTVDVIYKDLMSQIPTLSKTTVYNTLNLFVDNEVANVIIIEDHEARYDAVVEPHGHFKCKVCGKIEDFDIDLSKLELKNLGNIEITETHFYLRGICEECNKKMK; encoded by the coding sequence ATGCATGTAGAAAATATTGCAGAGCATTTAAAAGCCCATGGAATAAAGCCTTCATTACAAAGAATCAAAATATACGAATATCTGTTAGGTACTTATGCGCATCCTACTGTAGATGTTATTTATAAAGACCTGATGAGTCAGATACCTACACTATCGAAAACAACAGTATATAACACATTAAATCTGTTTGTAGACAATGAAGTAGCCAATGTTATAATAATAGAAGACCATGAAGCCAGATATGATGCTGTAGTGGAGCCGCACGGACATTTTAAGTGTAAGGTGTGCGGAAAAATAGAGGATTTTGATATAGATTTATCAAAACTTGAGTTAAAAAATCTTGGAAATATAGAAATAACCGAGACACATTTTTATTTACGCGGAATATGTGAAGAATGCAATAAAAAAATGAAATAG
- a CDS encoding DUF3298 domain-containing protein — MKKLLILGMMLSVFMLTVGAEKFSFQEYDPKSPSVVRVRDSISKLNGNSIDFPRISAKNPKATKSIQKSMDKFVKKMTGDKNGKYYVTYDITTNNSKLVSILFTVERTDRKDRTVENYYSALTFDAVTGKELKIGDLLVSGYEKSLGTVFGDKVVQLSVPVNASFDGPAKKQEFYVQNTGIVFFFEPYRYTDFADGQVFLPFELADLRGLLR, encoded by the coding sequence ATGAAGAAACTTTTGATTTTGGGTATGATGCTTTCAGTTTTCATGCTGACTGTAGGTGCAGAGAAATTTTCATTTCAGGAGTATGATCCTAAGTCTCCGTCTGTTGTCAGAGTTAGAGATTCAATAAGTAAACTAAATGGAAACAGTATTGATTTTCCCAGAATAAGTGCAAAAAATCCTAAAGCAACAAAGTCTATCCAAAAATCAATGGATAAATTCGTTAAAAAAATGACTGGTGATAAAAACGGAAAATATTACGTTACATACGATATCACTACTAATAACAGCAAGCTTGTAAGTATACTTTTTACTGTAGAGAGAACAGACCGTAAAGACAGAACAGTTGAGAATTACTACAGCGCACTTACTTTTGATGCCGTAACAGGTAAAGAGTTAAAAATCGGCGACCTTCTGGTAAGCGGATATGAAAAATCTCTTGGTACAGTTTTCGGTGACAAAGTAGTTCAGCTGAGTGTTCCCGTAAATGCATCATTTGACGGTCCTGCAAAAAAACAGGAATTTTATGTACAAAATACAGGAATCGTATTTTTCTTTGAACCATATCGATATACTGATTTTGCTGATGGTCAGGTTTTTTTACCTTTTGAATTAGCTGATTTAAGAGGACTTTTAAGATAA
- the recJ gene encoding single-stranded-DNA-specific exonuclease RecJ, with protein MKNTKWNFKKVNNAEIAKNNELPLDKDILSILYSRNISNKKDIIEFLNPSLSNIQDHHLLKDLKKSVDIIFDAMKNKKNIWIYGDYDVDGITSTSLLYLVFQKLGYNNINYYIPIRDEGYGLNKNAIEQIKNSGGDLIITVDCGITSFEEIDFANSLKLPVIITDHHEINKKLPKASAVINPKREDNEFSFKYLAGVGVAFLLAAGLFEEAGQKDEVYSLLDLTAIGTVADIVPLVQENRIFVKFGLEQLLHTEIPGLKYLCSLIFDPGKKEYTTYDVGFILAPVFNAAGRLKDAKMVVKLLTTDNKREIEIISKELISKNNERKVLQEKIIADVEENIQKNSLNDNYVIVDYSPEYHHGVIGIVASKIIDTYYKPTVIMEVKEDEDIAVASARSIEGFNLIEALQTMPELFLKFGGHAGAAGFTIPVKNIKSFIKKINDYAKKKLDENDFVKLINIDKEIPIQKVSYEFYQIIDLLKPFGFGNPNPTFAVKNIILENIKHIGQNKNHLMFNIKKNGFVSRNAVWFGAGSNFKDLNQNIFYDLAFKLKVEDYMDKSYTKVYVDDIKNSELNDDRYSYFYSLYHTVFPLKSIFYTNIELEPDIPLTPKMDFEQISLFQGNKFVGRLDYNVSNLLTQLMKFYNYTFKIQIEDIQKTDIHYTVDILIKKNYDFLSYAYNEKRLFIDIKNFILGNMEYDSFTKTVLASFFKGEKNLIIPNDKTYNFKNAFLTFGIYFMKKNNLKSQIVTSSKSMQFSDLFLKHYFDINKEYKDGYPFTVFFNSAPESEINERNIIISDDYENENYEKIDFSFVIPENVVLKTPKEIMKLENEKNIFFEFIPVKEKLKIKKLLENGEKIYSDKSIYEIL; from the coding sequence ATGAAAAACACTAAATGGAATTTTAAAAAAGTAAACAATGCTGAAATTGCCAAAAACAATGAGCTGCCTCTGGATAAGGATATCTTAAGTATTCTCTATTCCAGAAATATCTCAAACAAAAAAGATATCATCGAATTTTTGAATCCCAGTCTCTCAAATATTCAGGATCACCATTTGCTGAAAGATTTGAAAAAATCCGTTGATATTATTTTTGATGCAATGAAAAATAAAAAAAACATCTGGATTTACGGGGATTACGATGTAGATGGAATTACATCCACTTCACTGCTTTATCTTGTTTTCCAAAAACTGGGGTATAACAATATTAACTACTACATTCCAATCCGTGATGAAGGTTACGGTCTGAATAAAAATGCAATTGAGCAGATCAAAAATTCAGGCGGAGATCTTATCATTACTGTAGACTGCGGAATTACTTCTTTTGAAGAGATTGATTTTGCCAATTCTCTGAAGCTTCCGGTTATTATTACCGATCACCATGAAATAAACAAAAAACTGCCGAAAGCAAGCGCTGTAATAAATCCCAAAAGAGAAGACAATGAATTTTCATTTAAGTATCTTGCCGGGGTTGGAGTAGCTTTTCTTTTGGCTGCCGGCTTATTTGAAGAGGCAGGACAAAAAGACGAGGTATACAGTCTTCTTGATCTCACAGCGATAGGAACTGTCGCCGATATTGTTCCTTTGGTTCAGGAAAACCGTATTTTCGTGAAATTCGGTCTGGAGCAGCTTCTTCATACAGAGATTCCCGGTTTGAAATATTTATGTTCACTTATTTTTGATCCCGGTAAAAAAGAATATACCACTTATGACGTGGGCTTTATCCTTGCACCGGTTTTTAATGCTGCCGGAAGACTCAAGGATGCTAAAATGGTAGTAAAGCTTCTTACCACTGATAATAAAAGAGAGATCGAAATTATTTCAAAAGAGCTTATTTCCAAAAATAATGAAAGAAAAGTTCTTCAGGAAAAAATTATTGCAGATGTAGAAGAAAATATACAAAAAAATTCACTTAATGATAACTATGTAATAGTCGACTATTCTCCGGAATACCATCACGGGGTAATCGGTATCGTGGCTTCCAAGATCATAGATACCTACTATAAACCTACTGTCATTATGGAAGTAAAGGAAGATGAGGATATTGCAGTAGCTTCAGCAAGAAGCATCGAGGGCTTTAACCTTATAGAAGCTCTCCAGACTATGCCGGAGCTTTTCCTGAAATTCGGCGGTCATGCCGGTGCAGCAGGTTTCACAATTCCGGTAAAAAATATCAAAAGCTTTATAAAAAAAATAAATGATTATGCTAAGAAAAAGCTTGATGAGAATGACTTTGTAAAATTAATAAATATTGATAAAGAAATACCTATACAGAAAGTTTCTTATGAATTTTATCAGATTATAGACTTGCTGAAACCTTTTGGCTTCGGGAATCCCAATCCTACTTTTGCAGTAAAAAATATTATACTTGAAAATATCAAGCATATCGGTCAAAATAAAAACCATCTTATGTTTAATATAAAAAAGAACGGATTTGTTTCAAGAAATGCTGTATGGTTTGGTGCCGGCAGTAATTTTAAGGATTTGAACCAGAATATTTTCTATGATCTTGCTTTCAAGCTGAAGGTAGAAGATTATATGGATAAATCCTATACTAAAGTCTATGTTGACGATATCAAAAATTCTGAATTAAACGACGATCGATATTCATATTTTTATTCTCTGTATCATACAGTTTTTCCGCTAAAATCTATATTTTATACTAATATCGAGCTTGAGCCGGATATTCCCCTGACACCAAAAATGGATTTTGAACAGATTTCTCTTTTTCAGGGCAATAAGTTCGTCGGCAGACTTGACTATAATGTTTCTAATCTGCTTACACAGCTTATGAAGTTTTATAATTATACTTTTAAAATTCAGATAGAAGATATTCAAAAAACAGATATCCACTATACAGTTGATATTTTAATCAAAAAAAACTATGATTTTTTATCATATGCCTATAATGAAAAAAGACTTTTTATAGATATTAAAAATTTTATTCTGGGAAATATGGAATATGACAGTTTTACCAAAACAGTGCTTGCATCTTTTTTTAAAGGTGAGAAAAATCTTATTATCCCAAATGATAAAACCTATAATTTTAAAAATGCATTTTTGACCTTTGGTATATATTTTATGAAAAAAAATAACCTGAAATCACAGATTGTTACTTCAAGTAAAAGTATGCAGTTTTCTGATTTATTTCTAAAGCATTACTTTGATATAAATAAAGAATATAAAGACGGTTATCCTTTTACCGTATTCTTTAATTCTGCCCCGGAATCAGAAATTAATGAAAGAAATATCATCATTTCAGATGATTATGAAAATGAAAATTATGAAAAAATTGACTTCAGCTTTGTTATTCCGGAAAATGTTGTTCTAAAAACTCCAAAAGAAATAATGAAGCTGGAAAATGAGAAAAATATATTTTTTGAGTTTATTCCTGTAAAAGAAAAACTAAAAATAAAGAAATTACTTGAAAACGGAGAGAAAATATATTCTGATAAAAGTATCTATGAAATTTTATAA
- a CDS encoding PTS transporter subunit EIIC: protein MTNKEIAKSILENIGGSGNISNVTHCATRLRLNLVDDKKISMEELEKTEGVIKVQMSSGQLQVVLGGKVTGVYAEFLETAGISNSEKTASVHEKRKFGLNKLIETISGVFSPVLPILVGCGMVQSLTAVIATFQLVPADSGFFLVLKMTGDLIFYFMPFFLAVSAAQKFKTSIYLSVALAGAYMYPTIMNGAAQAATTGVKFLDFLGLPILFVNYKSTVIPIIISVWVLSYVHRFIDKYVPEMFKIILTSMLTLLIMVPFELIVIGPVGSYLGMYIAQGVKILYTSFGFVGAFLLGAFRPVLVMFGMHYAITPIMVQELSETGKTIIIPALLAGNLAQSGAAFATFVLIKDKKEKSGAFSAALSAFFGITEPAMYGYNLKYKKPFYAALFSAGTAAAYMSVFHAYSTAAALPGILSLPTYNADSFVYIITGVLIAVIGAFVLTLILGIDDGSNLKLFRKKQNVFSTSEKK, encoded by the coding sequence ATGACGAATAAAGAAATAGCAAAGAGTATTTTAGAAAATATAGGAGGCAGCGGGAATATCTCAAATGTCACACATTGTGCCACAAGACTGAGGCTGAATTTAGTTGATGATAAAAAGATATCAATGGAAGAACTTGAAAAAACAGAAGGAGTAATAAAAGTACAGATGAGCAGCGGACAGCTTCAGGTCGTTCTTGGCGGAAAGGTAACCGGAGTATATGCTGAATTTTTAGAGACAGCAGGAATTAGTAATTCAGAAAAAACAGCATCTGTTCATGAAAAAAGAAAATTTGGCTTAAATAAACTGATTGAGACAATTTCAGGTGTTTTTAGTCCTGTTCTTCCAATATTGGTAGGCTGCGGTATGGTTCAGTCCCTTACAGCTGTAATAGCTACTTTTCAGCTTGTACCGGCGGATTCAGGTTTTTTTCTTGTATTGAAAATGACAGGAGATCTGATATTTTACTTTATGCCGTTTTTCCTCGCTGTAAGTGCTGCACAAAAATTTAAGACAAGTATTTATCTTTCAGTTGCACTGGCAGGTGCTTATATGTATCCGACAATTATGAACGGAGCAGCACAGGCGGCGACTACAGGAGTAAAATTTCTTGATTTTCTGGGACTGCCTATATTATTTGTAAATTATAAATCTACAGTAATTCCTATCATAATATCTGTATGGGTTTTAAGTTATGTTCACCGATTTATAGATAAATATGTTCCCGAGATGTTTAAAATTATTCTTACATCTATGCTGACTCTTCTTATAATGGTTCCTTTTGAGCTGATTGTTATCGGGCCTGTAGGATCTTACCTTGGAATGTATATCGCTCAGGGAGTAAAAATATTATATACTTCATTTGGTTTCGTGGGTGCTTTCCTTTTGGGAGCATTTCGGCCTGTGCTGGTTATGTTTGGTATGCACTATGCTATTACGCCGATTATGGTTCAGGAATTATCCGAGACGGGGAAAACAATTATTATTCCGGCTCTTCTTGCAGGAAACCTTGCACAGTCAGGTGCAGCATTTGCTACATTTGTACTTATTAAAGATAAAAAAGAGAAGTCAGGAGCATTTTCTGCGGCTCTCTCTGCATTTTTCGGGATTACGGAGCCGGCTATGTACGGATATAATCTGAAATATAAAAAACCGTTTTATGCTGCATTATTTTCTGCGGGGACAGCGGCAGCATATATGAGCGTTTTTCATGCATACAGTACTGCTGCTGCACTTCCCGGGATATTATCGCTGCCTACCTATAATGCAGACAGCTTTGTATATATTATCACGGGAGTTCTTATTGCAGTCATAGGTGCCTTTGTTTTGACGCTGATTCTGGGAATAGACGATGGTTCTAATTTGAAGCTTTTCAGAAAAAAACAGAATGTTTTTAGCACAAGTGAAAAGAAATAA
- a CDS encoding glycoside hydrolase family 1 protein — MYHKRIEKFPDDFLFGAGTSSFQVEGGIKEGGRGIAVHDLKKPKKGITDFSVASDHYHRFEEDIELMKELGLNSYRFSISWVRILPDGKNINKEGLDFYNRLIQKLTDSGIEPIVTIYHFEYPKALVDKYKGWLSRESIEDYVNFAGILFSNYGDRVKYWLTINEQDHLLKIPERIGFPAEMTGLEYERNAQTANYNMCVAAAKVTELCHKMIPGAKIAPIINPMPAIPASNLPDDLIASMEFNELSAYYMLDLNCRGKYSPVYRKYLEDRDIFPEINDDDMKLMKDNPPDFIAVNYYMNQTIAVSSIKEIALRGKEVFVSEEVGIYKIAKNEYIPQTDWGWNICPEGLKIAIMEIYNRYQLPMLITENGLGAYDKLENGEIHDSYRIDYISRHLSQVKDCISLGFPVFGYYAWSFIDLVSGREGMDKRYGFVYVNRDNDDLKDLSRIKKDSYYWYKKTIAERGQDL, encoded by the coding sequence ATGTATCATAAGAGAATAGAAAAATTTCCTGATGACTTTCTTTTTGGAGCAGGAACATCGTCTTTTCAGGTAGAGGGCGGAATAAAAGAAGGCGGGCGCGGAATTGCCGTGCATGATCTGAAAAAACCGAAAAAAGGAATAACTGATTTTTCAGTTGCCAGCGATCATTATCACAGATTTGAAGAAGATATTGAGTTAATGAAGGAGCTGGGACTGAATTCTTATAGATTTTCAATATCATGGGTAAGAATTCTTCCTGACGGGAAAAATATAAATAAAGAGGGGCTGGATTTTTATAACAGACTGATTCAAAAATTAACAGATTCAGGTATAGAGCCTATTGTTACAATTTATCACTTTGAATATCCGAAGGCACTTGTGGATAAATACAAAGGCTGGTTATCCAGAGAAAGTATAGAGGATTATGTTAATTTTGCCGGAATATTGTTTAGCAATTATGGCGACAGGGTTAAATACTGGCTGACGATCAACGAGCAGGATCATCTTTTGAAAATACCTGAGCGTATAGGGTTTCCTGCGGAAATGACAGGGCTTGAATATGAACGGAATGCACAGACAGCTAATTATAACATGTGTGTCGCAGCTGCCAAAGTAACAGAATTATGCCATAAAATGATTCCCGGTGCCAAAATTGCTCCTATTATAAATCCTATGCCGGCAATTCCGGCAAGCAATCTTCCTGATGATCTTATAGCCTCAATGGAATTTAACGAATTATCTGCATATTATATGCTTGATTTAAACTGCCGGGGAAAATATTCGCCTGTTTATCGTAAATATCTGGAAGACAGGGATATTTTTCCGGAGATAAATGATGATGATATGAAGCTGATGAAAGATAATCCTCCGGATTTTATAGCAGTAAATTATTATATGAATCAGACAATAGCCGTGAGCAGTATCAAAGAAATCGCCCTTAGAGGGAAAGAGGTTTTTGTTTCGGAAGAAGTGGGAATCTACAAAATAGCTAAAAATGAATATATTCCGCAGACAGACTGGGGGTGGAATATATGTCCTGAAGGGCTGAAAATAGCAATAATGGAAATATATAACCGTTATCAGCTGCCCATGCTTATCACTGAAAACGGACTCGGAGCCTATGATAAGCTGGAAAACGGAGAGATACACGACAGCTATCGTATAGACTACATAAGCAGACATTTAAGCCAGGTGAAGGATTGTATAAGTCTGGGATTTCCTGTTTTTGGATATTATGCATGGTCATTTATTGATTTGGTCAGCGGCAGAGAAGGTATGGATAAGCGTTATGGATTTGTTTATGTAAACAGGGATAATGATGATTTAAAAGATTTGAGCCGTATAAAAAAAGACAGTTATTATTGGTATAAAAAAACAATTGCAGAAAGAGGACAAGATCTGTAA